The following are encoded together in the Primulina tabacum isolate GXHZ01 chromosome 18, ASM2559414v2, whole genome shotgun sequence genome:
- the LOC142533456 gene encoding bidirectional sugar transporter SWEET1-like: MIKEKALRLVFGVFGNATGLFLFLSPVVTFKRIVTKRSTEQFSGIPYVMSLLNCLLSTWYGLPFITKDNVSVSSINGAGAAIESIYVLIFLIFAPKKEKAKILGLLCCTLSVFSVIALVSVLAIHDANKRKNLCGFAATFFSIIMYASPLSVMMMVIKTKSVEYMPFLLSLFVFLCSTSWLTYGLIGKDVFIFVSNAFGCLFGTMQLILYAIYRDNKGENSNIITADGSFEKGPGASNRNQSNNYS; this comes from the exons ATGATTAAAGAGAAGGCCCTGCGTTTGGTGTTTGGAGTTTTTG GGAATGCTACTGGATTGTTTCTCTTCCTGTCGCCAGT GGTGACATTTAAGAGGATCGTCACGAAAAGATCAACCGAACAATTCTCCGGCATTCCTTATGTCATGTCCTTACTCAACTGCTTACTCTCAACTTG GTATGGGCTTCCTTTCATAACAAAAGATAATGTCTCGGTGTCGTCGATCAACGGTGCTGGTGCGGCGATAGAGTCGATATATGTGTTGATATTCCTAATATTTGCACCCAAGAAAGAGAAGGCAAAGATTTTAGGGCTTCTGTGCTGTACTCTCTCCGTGTTCTCGGTTATTGCTTTGGTTTCGGTCTTGGCCATTCACGACGCCAATAAAAGGAAGAACCTCTGTGGTTTTGCCGCCACCTTCTTCTCCATAATAATGTATGCTTCTCCTTTATCTGTCATG ATGATGGTGATAAAAACCAAGAGCGTGGAGTATATGCCCTTTCTCCTATCGCTCTTCGTTTTCCTTTGCAGCACTTCCTGGTTAACCTACGGGCTTATTGGAAAGGACGTTTTCATATTT GTGTCAAATGCATTTGGTTGCTTATTCGGAACGATGCAGTTGATATTGTATGCAATTTACCGCGATAATAAAGGTGAAAACAGCAATATAATTACCGCCGATGGCTCATTTGAAAAGGGGCCAGGGGCATCCAACCGTAACcaatcaaataattattcttaa
- the LOC142532880 gene encoding bidirectional sugar transporter SWEET1-like isoform X2 has translation MLKIMDQMITFKRIIKRRSTEQFSGVPYVMTLLNCLLSAWYGLPFVSPNNLLVSTINGTGAAIELVYVMIFLIFAMKKEKGKILGLLTLVLAIFAIVAFVSLFALHGKGRKLFCGIAATVFSIIMYGSPLTIMRMVIKTKSVEFMPFFLSLFVFLCGTSWFVFGLLGKDPFVAIPNGFGCGLGTVQLILYAIYRNNKGQTQKGATSESLEMEKSTSKPHQEKPLNKHPSHDEQV, from the exons ATGCTTAAAATTATGGATCAAAT GATTACCTTCAAAAGGATCATAAAGAGAAGGTCTACTGAGCAGTTCTCTGGAGTTCCCTATGTCATGACCTTACTCAACTGCTTGCTTTCTGCTTG GTACGGTCTCCCCTTTGTGTCACCTAACAACTTGCTAGTTTCAACAATAAATGGCACCGGTGCTGCCATTGAATTGGTTTACGTGATGATCTTTCTCATATTTGCAATGAAGAAAGAAAAGGGCAAGATCCTGGGATTGCTCACTCTTGTCCTCGCCATTTTTGCAATTGTCGCGTTTGTTTCTCTATTCGCTCTCCATGGCAAAGGCAGAAAGCTTTTCTGCGGAATCGCGGCCACTGTCTTCTCCATCATAATGTACGGTTCACCTTTGACAATCATG AGGATGGTGATCAAGACCAAAAGCGTGGAATTCATGCCCTTCTTCTTATCATTGTTTGTGTTCTTGTGTGGTACATCCTGGTTTGTCTTTGGCCTCCTTGGAAAGGATCCCTTTGTTGCT ATTCCGAATGGATTTGGCTGTGGATTAGGTACGGTGCAACTGATACTATACGCCATATACCGCAATAACAAAGGCCAGACCCAGAAAGGTGCTACTAGTGAATCCCTGGAGATGGAGAAAAGCACCTCCAAGCCCCATCAGGAGAAGCCATTAAACAAACATCCATCACACGACGAACAAGTCTAA
- the LOC142532929 gene encoding transcriptional corepressor SEUSS-like isoform X1, which translates to MQPQGPPTPLAGAQQVSPALLRSNSGFMSGQGGGISAQNAFPSLVSPRNQINNMSMLGNVPNIPSLLHQPFGNGVPSSGHSGPGSSQRGIIDGGTESDPLTNVGNGMEFDPRSSSYLSSSIATNSNFSGQVQGRQQFSSPSGSQMLTDQQQAQQPDPQSFQQNSQSMQQFSVPNNPQQQSQSQQQQQQQFQAMRSGLAGIGSVKLEPQMTSEEPPPPHLQALRNLGTVKLEPQQLQSMRSLGPVKMEPQHSETSMFLQQQQQQQQQQQQQLLLSRQSSQAAAAAQILQQQRLMQIQHQQQQQLLKSMPQQRSPMQPQFPSQSIPFRSPVKSVYEPGMCARRLTHYMYQQQHRPDDNNIEFWRKFVAEYFAPNAKKKWCVSMYGNGRQTTGVFPQDVWQCEICNRRPGRGFEATAEVLPRLFKIKYESGIVEELLYVDMPREYQNSSGQIVLDYAKAIQESVFEQLRVVRDGQLRVVFSPDLKICSWEFCARRHEELIPRRLLIPQVSQLGNAAQKYQAATQNASSNMSVSELQNNCNMFVASARQLAKALEVPLVNDLGYTKRYVRCLQISEVVNSMKDLIDYSRETGTGPMDSLAKFPRRTNPSPGFQGQSQQPEGQLLQQLQRPGQNSNNDNAVQAASMQLASNGMPNMNNTNSVPATSSTGTSVALLHQNSINSRQRNSSSANGPYGGSGVQMPSPGASSSMPQTQPPSSSFQSHTPSSSNNARSTPHGSLLGAPVSSSVSSPNVSMQQPALSGDTDANDSQSSVQKIIHDMLMSSQLSGGGMMGMGTMGGNVKNVNGMLPSNNTSINGNHILLGNGLANGNPNIGSSGFGISGNRLGQSPVVNGIRAPAGNNSLSINGRVSLAMARDLSTNQQQQQQQDVSNQLLGGLGAVNNFSNLQFDWKGSP; encoded by the exons ATGCAGCCACAAGGGCCTCCGACCCCGCTTGCTGGAGCTCAGCAGGTTTCTCCTGCGCTATTGAGATCAAATTCTGGGTTTATGAGTGGACAGGGTGGTGGAATTTCCGCACAGAATGCATTTCCTTCTTTGGTATCACCTCGAAATCAAATTAATAACATGAGCATGCTTGGGAATGTTCCCAACATTCCATCGTTGCTACACCAGCCATTTGGGAATGGTGTTCCAAGCTCTGGGCACTCTGGTCCTGGAAGCTCCCAGCGGGGGATCATTGATGGTGGGACAGAGTCTGACCCACTGACTAATGTTGGAAATGGTATGGAATTTGATCCACGGTCATCATCTTATTTGTCTTCATCTATTGCCACCAATTCAAATTTTTCTGGTCAAGTTCAAGGGCGACAACAATTTTCCAGCCCTTCTGGCAGCCAGATGTTGACAGACCAGCAACAAGCTCAACAACCTGATCCTCAGAGTTTTCAACAAAATTCACAGTCGATGCAACAGTTTTCAGTTCCCAACAATCCCCAACAGCAGTCACAAtcccagcagcagcagcaacagcaattTCAAGCGATGAGATCTGGATTAGCTGGTATTGGGTCTGTGAAGCTGGAGCCACAAATGACTAGTGAGGAACCACCACCACCACATCTGCAAGCTTTGCGGAATCTTGGTACCGTTAAGTTGGAACCCCAGCAATTACAAAGTATGAGGAGTTTAGGTCCTGTCAAAATGGAACCCCAGCATTCAGAGACGTCTATGTTTTTAcaacagcagcaacagcaacagCAACAGCAACAGCAACAGCTCCTTTTGTCCAGGCAGTCCTCTCAGGCTGCTGCAGCGGCGCAGATTTTGCAACAACAGAGGCTTATGCAAATCCAACATCAGCAACAACAACAGCTCTTAAAATCTATGCCCCAACAAAGATCTCCCATGCAACCTCAGTTTCCATCACAGAGTATACCTTTTAGGTCTCCTGTTAAATCAGTGTACGAGCCAGGAATGTGTGCCCGTAGGCTGACGCATTACATGTATCAGCAACAGCATAGACCTGAT GACAACAATATCGAGTTTTGGAGAAAATTTGTTGCAGAATATTTTGCACCTAATGCTAAGAAAAAATGGTGTGTCTCGATGTATGGAAATGGCCGACAAACTACCGGAGTTTTTCCTCAG GATGTTTGGCAGTGTGAAATTTGCAACCGCAGGCCTGGCCGTGGATTTG AGGCCACCGCCGAGGTTCTTCCCAGGCTcttcaaaattaaatatgaaagtgGCATTGTAGAAGAATTGTTGTATGTTGATATGCCTCGAGAGTATCAGAATTCCTCAGGGCAAATTGTTCTTGACTATGCAAAAGCCATACAAGAGAGCGTCTTTGAGCAACTCCGCGTTGTTCGTGATGGCCAGCTTCGAGTTGTGTTCTCTCCTGACCTCAAG ATATGCTCCTGGGAATTTTGTGCTCGACGTCATGAAGAGCTTATACCTAGAAGACTGCTGATACCTCag GTCAGCCAACTTGGCAATGCTGCACAAAAATACCAAGCTGCTACTCAGAATGCATCATCTAACATGTCTGTTTCCGAACTACAAAATAACTGCAACAt GTTTGTTGCTTCAGCTCGTCAGCTGGCCAAAGCCTTGGAAGTGCCGTTAGTAAATGATTTGGGATATACAAAGAGATATGTCAGGTGCCTGCAG ATATCGGAGGTAGTGAATAGCATGAAAGATCTAATTGATTATAGTCGTGAAACTGGCACCGGTCCCATGG ATAGTTTGGCCAAGTTTCCTCGAAGAACAAACCCTTCACCGGGGTTTCAAGGTCAATCTCAACAACCTGAGGGTCAGCTACTGCAGCAGCTGCAAAGACCGGGTCAAAACTCAAACAATGATAATGCTGTCCAGGCTGCATCTATGCAGCTTGCTTCTAATGGCATGCCAAATATGAATAACACAAACTCTGTGCCTGCAACTTCATCTACCGGTACCAGTGTTGCACTTCTCCATCAAAACTCAATTAACTCTCGACAGCGAAACTCTTCCAGTGCAAATGGCCCTTACGGAGGTAGTGGTGTTCAGATGCCATCTCCGGGAGCTTCGAGCTCCATGCCACAAACTCAGCCTCCGTCATCCTCCTTCCAATCCCACACACCATCTTCATCTAATAATGCACGCTCAACTCCACATGGTAGTTTATTGGGAGCTCCTGTTAGCTCCTCGGTGAGTTCCCCAAATGTTTCTATGCAGCAGCCTGCTCTTTCTGGTGACACAGATGCAAATGACTCACAAAGCTCCGTCCAGAAAATTATACATGACATGTTGATGTCTTCACAGCTTAGTGGCGGTGGTATGATGGGCATGGGGACTATGGGCGGTAATGTTAAAAATGTAAATGGAATGTTGCCAAGCAATAATACCAGTATAAATGGCAACCATATTCTTCTAGGAAATGGATTGGCCAACGGTAATCCAAATATTGGCAGTTCTGGTTTTGGAATTAGCGGCAACAGGCTCGGACAATCACCAGTGGTGAATGGGATTCGAGCTCCAGCAGGGAACAACTCTCTGTCTATCAATGGTAGAGTAAGCTTGGCAATGGCACGCGATCTGAGCACAaatcagcagcagcagcagcagcaggatGTGAGTAATCAACTGCTTGGTGGTCTTGGAGCTGTCAATAACTT
- the LOC142532929 gene encoding transcriptional corepressor SEUSS-like isoform X2, with amino-acid sequence MQPQGPPTPLAGAQQVSPALLRSNSGFMSGQGGGISAQNAFPSLVSPRNQINNMSMLGNVPNIPSLLHQPFGNGVPSSGHSGPGSSQRGIIDGGTESDPLTNVGNVQGRQQFSSPSGSQMLTDQQQAQQPDPQSFQQNSQSMQQFSVPNNPQQQSQSQQQQQQQFQAMRSGLAGIGSVKLEPQMTSEEPPPPHLQALRNLGTVKLEPQQLQSMRSLGPVKMEPQHSETSMFLQQQQQQQQQQQQQLLLSRQSSQAAAAAQILQQQRLMQIQHQQQQQLLKSMPQQRSPMQPQFPSQSIPFRSPVKSVYEPGMCARRLTHYMYQQQHRPDDNNIEFWRKFVAEYFAPNAKKKWCVSMYGNGRQTTGVFPQDVWQCEICNRRPGRGFEATAEVLPRLFKIKYESGIVEELLYVDMPREYQNSSGQIVLDYAKAIQESVFEQLRVVRDGQLRVVFSPDLKICSWEFCARRHEELIPRRLLIPQVSQLGNAAQKYQAATQNASSNMSVSELQNNCNMFVASARQLAKALEVPLVNDLGYTKRYVRCLQISEVVNSMKDLIDYSRETGTGPMDSLAKFPRRTNPSPGFQGQSQQPEGQLLQQLQRPGQNSNNDNAVQAASMQLASNGMPNMNNTNSVPATSSTGTSVALLHQNSINSRQRNSSSANGPYGGSGVQMPSPGASSSMPQTQPPSSSFQSHTPSSSNNARSTPHGSLLGAPVSSSVSSPNVSMQQPALSGDTDANDSQSSVQKIIHDMLMSSQLSGGGMMGMGTMGGNVKNVNGMLPSNNTSINGNHILLGNGLANGNPNIGSSGFGISGNRLGQSPVVNGIRAPAGNNSLSINGRVSLAMARDLSTNQQQQQQQDVSNQLLGGLGAVNNFSNLQFDWKGSP; translated from the exons ATGCAGCCACAAGGGCCTCCGACCCCGCTTGCTGGAGCTCAGCAGGTTTCTCCTGCGCTATTGAGATCAAATTCTGGGTTTATGAGTGGACAGGGTGGTGGAATTTCCGCACAGAATGCATTTCCTTCTTTGGTATCACCTCGAAATCAAATTAATAACATGAGCATGCTTGGGAATGTTCCCAACATTCCATCGTTGCTACACCAGCCATTTGGGAATGGTGTTCCAAGCTCTGGGCACTCTGGTCCTGGAAGCTCCCAGCGGGGGATCATTGATGGTGGGACAGAGTCTGACCCACTGACTAATGTTGGAAATG TTCAAGGGCGACAACAATTTTCCAGCCCTTCTGGCAGCCAGATGTTGACAGACCAGCAACAAGCTCAACAACCTGATCCTCAGAGTTTTCAACAAAATTCACAGTCGATGCAACAGTTTTCAGTTCCCAACAATCCCCAACAGCAGTCACAAtcccagcagcagcagcaacagcaattTCAAGCGATGAGATCTGGATTAGCTGGTATTGGGTCTGTGAAGCTGGAGCCACAAATGACTAGTGAGGAACCACCACCACCACATCTGCAAGCTTTGCGGAATCTTGGTACCGTTAAGTTGGAACCCCAGCAATTACAAAGTATGAGGAGTTTAGGTCCTGTCAAAATGGAACCCCAGCATTCAGAGACGTCTATGTTTTTAcaacagcagcaacagcaacagCAACAGCAACAGCAACAGCTCCTTTTGTCCAGGCAGTCCTCTCAGGCTGCTGCAGCGGCGCAGATTTTGCAACAACAGAGGCTTATGCAAATCCAACATCAGCAACAACAACAGCTCTTAAAATCTATGCCCCAACAAAGATCTCCCATGCAACCTCAGTTTCCATCACAGAGTATACCTTTTAGGTCTCCTGTTAAATCAGTGTACGAGCCAGGAATGTGTGCCCGTAGGCTGACGCATTACATGTATCAGCAACAGCATAGACCTGAT GACAACAATATCGAGTTTTGGAGAAAATTTGTTGCAGAATATTTTGCACCTAATGCTAAGAAAAAATGGTGTGTCTCGATGTATGGAAATGGCCGACAAACTACCGGAGTTTTTCCTCAG GATGTTTGGCAGTGTGAAATTTGCAACCGCAGGCCTGGCCGTGGATTTG AGGCCACCGCCGAGGTTCTTCCCAGGCTcttcaaaattaaatatgaaagtgGCATTGTAGAAGAATTGTTGTATGTTGATATGCCTCGAGAGTATCAGAATTCCTCAGGGCAAATTGTTCTTGACTATGCAAAAGCCATACAAGAGAGCGTCTTTGAGCAACTCCGCGTTGTTCGTGATGGCCAGCTTCGAGTTGTGTTCTCTCCTGACCTCAAG ATATGCTCCTGGGAATTTTGTGCTCGACGTCATGAAGAGCTTATACCTAGAAGACTGCTGATACCTCag GTCAGCCAACTTGGCAATGCTGCACAAAAATACCAAGCTGCTACTCAGAATGCATCATCTAACATGTCTGTTTCCGAACTACAAAATAACTGCAACAt GTTTGTTGCTTCAGCTCGTCAGCTGGCCAAAGCCTTGGAAGTGCCGTTAGTAAATGATTTGGGATATACAAAGAGATATGTCAGGTGCCTGCAG ATATCGGAGGTAGTGAATAGCATGAAAGATCTAATTGATTATAGTCGTGAAACTGGCACCGGTCCCATGG ATAGTTTGGCCAAGTTTCCTCGAAGAACAAACCCTTCACCGGGGTTTCAAGGTCAATCTCAACAACCTGAGGGTCAGCTACTGCAGCAGCTGCAAAGACCGGGTCAAAACTCAAACAATGATAATGCTGTCCAGGCTGCATCTATGCAGCTTGCTTCTAATGGCATGCCAAATATGAATAACACAAACTCTGTGCCTGCAACTTCATCTACCGGTACCAGTGTTGCACTTCTCCATCAAAACTCAATTAACTCTCGACAGCGAAACTCTTCCAGTGCAAATGGCCCTTACGGAGGTAGTGGTGTTCAGATGCCATCTCCGGGAGCTTCGAGCTCCATGCCACAAACTCAGCCTCCGTCATCCTCCTTCCAATCCCACACACCATCTTCATCTAATAATGCACGCTCAACTCCACATGGTAGTTTATTGGGAGCTCCTGTTAGCTCCTCGGTGAGTTCCCCAAATGTTTCTATGCAGCAGCCTGCTCTTTCTGGTGACACAGATGCAAATGACTCACAAAGCTCCGTCCAGAAAATTATACATGACATGTTGATGTCTTCACAGCTTAGTGGCGGTGGTATGATGGGCATGGGGACTATGGGCGGTAATGTTAAAAATGTAAATGGAATGTTGCCAAGCAATAATACCAGTATAAATGGCAACCATATTCTTCTAGGAAATGGATTGGCCAACGGTAATCCAAATATTGGCAGTTCTGGTTTTGGAATTAGCGGCAACAGGCTCGGACAATCACCAGTGGTGAATGGGATTCGAGCTCCAGCAGGGAACAACTCTCTGTCTATCAATGGTAGAGTAAGCTTGGCAATGGCACGCGATCTGAGCACAaatcagcagcagcagcagcagcaggatGTGAGTAATCAACTGCTTGGTGGTCTTGGAGCTGTCAATAACTT
- the LOC142532880 gene encoding bidirectional sugar transporter SWEET1-like isoform X1 — MKNTLHFVVGIFGNAFALFLFLAPLITFKRIIKRRSTEQFSGVPYVMTLLNCLLSAWYGLPFVSPNNLLVSTINGTGAAIELVYVMIFLIFAMKKEKGKILGLLTLVLAIFAIVAFVSLFALHGKGRKLFCGIAATVFSIIMYGSPLTIMRMVIKTKSVEFMPFFLSLFVFLCGTSWFVFGLLGKDPFVAIPNGFGCGLGTVQLILYAIYRNNKGQTQKGATSESLEMEKSTSKPHQEKPLNKHPSHDEQV; from the exons ATGAAGAATACTCTGCATTTCGTCGTCGGAATATTCG GGAATGCTTTTGCTCTGTTTCTTTTCTTGGCACCACT GATTACCTTCAAAAGGATCATAAAGAGAAGGTCTACTGAGCAGTTCTCTGGAGTTCCCTATGTCATGACCTTACTCAACTGCTTGCTTTCTGCTTG GTACGGTCTCCCCTTTGTGTCACCTAACAACTTGCTAGTTTCAACAATAAATGGCACCGGTGCTGCCATTGAATTGGTTTACGTGATGATCTTTCTCATATTTGCAATGAAGAAAGAAAAGGGCAAGATCCTGGGATTGCTCACTCTTGTCCTCGCCATTTTTGCAATTGTCGCGTTTGTTTCTCTATTCGCTCTCCATGGCAAAGGCAGAAAGCTTTTCTGCGGAATCGCGGCCACTGTCTTCTCCATCATAATGTACGGTTCACCTTTGACAATCATG AGGATGGTGATCAAGACCAAAAGCGTGGAATTCATGCCCTTCTTCTTATCATTGTTTGTGTTCTTGTGTGGTACATCCTGGTTTGTCTTTGGCCTCCTTGGAAAGGATCCCTTTGTTGCT ATTCCGAATGGATTTGGCTGTGGATTAGGTACGGTGCAACTGATACTATACGCCATATACCGCAATAACAAAGGCCAGACCCAGAAAGGTGCTACTAGTGAATCCCTGGAGATGGAGAAAAGCACCTCCAAGCCCCATCAGGAGAAGCCATTAAACAAACATCCATCACACGACGAACAAGTCTAA
- the LOC142533664 gene encoding alcohol dehydrogenase 1, which yields MSSSAGQVIRCKAAVSWEAGKPLVIEEVEVAPPQKMEVRLKILFTSLCHTDLHFWEAKGQTPLFPRIFGHEAGGIVESVGEDVTDLKPGDHVLPVFTGECKECRHCKSAESNMCETLRINTERGIMLSDGKARFSKNGQPIYHFLGTSTFSEYTVVHVGCVAKINPAAPLDKVCVLSCGISTGLGAAMNVAKPTKGSTVAIFGLGAVGLAAAEGARICGASRIIGIDLNSNRFDAARKFGLTEFVNPKDHDKPIQEVIAEMTDGGVDRSLECTGNVNAMISAFECVHDGWGVAVLVGVPSKDDAFKTHPLNVLNERTLKGTFFGNFKPRSDIPAVVEKYMNKELELDKFITHRVPFSDINKAFDLMVGGEGLRCIIDMGK from the exons ATGTCGAGCTCAGCTGGGCAAGTTATTCGATGCAAAG CCGCCGTGTCATGGGAGGCAGGGAAGCCACTGGTGATCGAAGAAGTGGAGGTGGCACCGCCGCAGAAAATGGAAGTTCGACTGAAGATCCTTTTCACCTCACTTTGCCACACGGATCTGCACTTCTGGGAAGCCAAG GGGCAAACACcactttttcctcgcatctttggTCATGAAGCTGGAGG AATCGTCGAGAGTGTAGGTGAAGATGTCACAGATCTCAAACCAGGCGACCATGTTCTTCCCGTGTTCACTGGCGAATGCAAGGAATGTCGTCACTGCAAATCAGCAGAAAGCAACATGTGTGAAACTTTGAGGATAAACACAGAGCGTGGCATCATGCTTAGTGATGGCAAGGCGAGGTTTTCCAAGAACGGGCAACCAATATATCATTTTCTTGGAACATCCACTTTTAGCGAATATACGGTTGTGCATGTTGGCTGCGTCGCCAAGATCAATCCTGCAGCGCCACTGGATAAAGTTTGTGTTCTTAGCTGTGGGATATCAACTG GACTTGGCGCGGCTATGAACGTAGCCAAACCGACAAAAGGCTCGACTGTTGCCATTTTCGGATTGGGAGCTGTTGGCTTAGCT GCAGCCGAAGGAGCCCGGATTTGTGGGGCGTCGAGGATCATTGGAATAGATTTGAACTCGAATCGGTTCGATGCAG CAAGGAAATTTGGTTTGACGGAGTTTGTGAACCCCAAAGATCATGACAAGCCTATTCAAGAG GTCATTGCAGAGATGACAGATGGTGGAGTCGATCGAAGCTTAGAGTGCACAGGAAATGTTAATGCTATGATATCTGCTTTTGAATGCGTTCACGAT GGTTGGGGTGTTGCCGTACTTGTTGGAGTTCCGAGCAAGGACGATGCATTCAAAACTCATCCTCTCAATGTGTTGAATGAGAGGACTCTTAAAGGAACTTTTTTTGGTAACTTTAAGCCCCGGAGCGACATCCCAGCCGTAGTTGAGAAGTACATGAATAAG GAGCTCGAGCTGGACAAATTCATCACACACAGAGTTCCTTTCTCAGATATCAACAAGGCGTTCGACCTCATGGTCGGTGGTGAGGGCCTGCGTTGTATCATCGACATGGGGAAATAA